GCGCGCGCACGCTGCGCGGTGTATTCGAGCGCCTTCGGCATGAAGTCGAGCGATGTGACCTGCCAGCCCTGCGCGGCGAGGAACACCGAGTCGGTGCCGGCGCCGCAACCGATGTCGAGCGCACGCCCGGGCTTGCGGCGGCGCGTGATCTCCGCCAGGAACAGCGTCGGCTCGTCGTGCGCCCAGGGCAGATCCTGCCAGCTCTTCGCCCAGTCGTAGGTGGCGAAGAAGGTCTTTTTCTCGTGGGTGGTCATGGCATCGTCTCCCGGAGATCGGGTCGGGGCTGAAGCCCCGCCTGCAACGCTTCGTTTACGGCCGCGCCTCGATCACGCATCGTTCGCTGCCGCGCCCAGTCACGCTCATTCATGGCTGCGCCCGGTCATGCTTCGTTCACTGCGTTGCTCCTGCAGCACCCTGCAGGAGGCACTTCAGTGCCGACCCGGCCACGCCCGAAGCGCCAGGATGCCCGAGGCTGAACTCCCGCCTGCGGTCCCGGTCCTCAACGCGGCGGCCTGCGCCTGCGCTTCACCGCTACGATCGGTGCCGCATCGGGGAACTGCACATTGATCGCCGCCACGCGCCCTGCGTAGCGGTGCGCCAGCCGGCCGACGAAGGCACTGAACAGCTGCCACTCCGCACCCGGCTTGCGCGGGCTGAGGACCTCGCAGTGAATCACGCCGTGCTCGGAGCGCCAGTTCATCCAGCCCGGGTAGGTGATGTGCTGCACGCGCCGCCCGCGATTCTTGACGACGAAGGTGCGCAGGTCGCTCGCGCGCATCGCCCGCACCAGTTCCTTCTGCAACTCTGCACCCGGTTGCTCGACGATCTGGAATCGAATCACGTCTCGACCCTCCTGCGTCTTGCGACCCACAGAGTATCGCACTACCGCCGGGGCGAATGAGGCCGTCGCAATCGTCTCAACGTGGTTGCCCGGCAGGCCGCCAGCCGGCCGCGCGTGCTTCGTCCTCAGAACAGAACCAGCGCTCGCCGCGCCGTTCGTCGATGCGGGTGTCGTCGTAAGACGGCGATCCCGGCAGGTGATAGATGCGCTCGCCACGGCTGTTGATGTTGCCCTTGATCGTGCAGGCGGCATCCCGCGACCGCGGCTGCTGCAGCCGCGGTTCTTTGGCGGGTGGCCCCTCGGGCCGCGCATCCGGGAGCCGACGTTGCCCGTTGCGCCGCCGCTCCCGCGCCGTCTCCACGGCGGCAAGGCAATCCGCCGCCGTCTCCCGCGAAAAGTCCCGCGATGCAACGGTGGAACCACGCTCGCCGCGGTCGCGAGCGCGGTAGACCCACGGCGGCAACCAGTACTGCGGCGGCTGCGACCACAGGCCACGGCGGGCGGCACGCGCCTCGGCCTCGAGTTCGCAGTAACGCGCCTCGCCGGGAATCTGGCCGAGGAAGCTGCGGTACGCCCAGGCATACCCGCCGGCGAGCAGCGCCTCGTTGACGCTCGCGCCCTCGGCAAACACCACGGCGACCA
This genomic interval from Gammaproteobacteria bacterium contains the following:
- a CDS encoding thermonuclease family protein, with the protein product MSRIALGATFVILVAALVAGQLPRIVEAPADESALLLRGTIERVRDGDGALVHLDSGPMEVRFYGIDAPELKAPFGREAKRALERLLGGREVELMPVSQDRYERMVAVVFAEGASVNEALLAGGYAWAYRSFLGQIPGEARYCELEAEARAARRGLWSQPPQYWLPPWVYRARDRGERGSTVASRDFSRETAADCLAAVETARERRRNGQRRLPDARPEGPPAKEPRLQQPRSRDAACTIKGNINSRGERIYHLPGSPSYDDTRIDERRGERWFCSEDEARAAGWRPAGQPR